A genomic segment from Equus przewalskii isolate Varuska chromosome X, EquPr2, whole genome shotgun sequence encodes:
- the CYLC1 gene encoding cylicin-1 — MSLLRLCLGELINEDIQTWNSLCRQEVNMRTYDNFIPINESSRQLWNQEYFTLTFPKPPQPGRKKISRPSKLQATVPRHDKRKLEEVQKPAHIWIRHSLGKIFQRPSIYSTFRRQPPFSHPYTPKTHSEKAEYKKYKDVKKGITLKKGSKKNIGPHETTLESKKTAKEKHKRGNKVGKTPIKSSHESELYEKSKSKSETNSDSKDSEAVSMTDPKKDKRDSKNSKETDVESVRTKKDSKSTKNNSDAKSETCSKDSSNVDLMMHLEESGAESMEFDMWLKNYSQNNSKKPPKDSKKDAKKSSDAESADSKDAKKDKKGAKKDKKDAKKDTESTDAESAESKDAKKDSKTKKDAKKADKKKDDKKKDAESTDAESVDSKDAKKDSKKDKKDSKKKDEKKDSASTDAGSESESESKKGKKDEKKDKKGLKKDDKKKDAKKDTASTDADSESETDPKKDKKDEKKDKKDSKKASKKDDKKKSAVKAEESTETESDWESNKGKTDSKKAKKDSKTDAKQQAEKKDIVSTDAEFDESSKKDPKKPKTSKSSDAESEESLGKPWAKKRGADESDATSTDSKKEAPKLKRGLRLSSRKTTFKEKGKKPRVGGIPVLRERPPLPPCEPFLPSPKVKRLCRCKMPPPPPKPRYAPLPEAKWIHKLL, encoded by the exons gtgTTTGGGGGAATTGATCAATGAAGACATCCAGACCTGGAATTCTCTATGTCG acaAGAAGTAAACATGAGAACATATGATAATTTCATACCAA TCAATGAATCAAGCAGGCAATTATGGAATCAAGAATACTTCACTTTGACATTTCCCAAACCACCCCAGCCAGGTAGAAAAAAGATATCAAGACCTTCAAAATTACAAGCCACAGTTCCT AGACAtgacaaaagaaaattagaggaagtTCAGAAGCCAGCTCATATATGGATAAGGCATTCTTTAGGAAAGATTTTCCAAAGACCATCTATTTACTCAACTTTCAGGAGACAGCCTCCATTCAGCCATCCTTATACTCCTAAAACCCATTCTGAAAAGGCAGAATATAAAAAGTACAAAGACGTCAAAAAAGGAATAACTTTGAAGAAAGGTTCCAAGAAAAATATAGGCCCACATGAAACAACTCTAGAAtccaagaaaacagcaaaagagaaacataaaagaggaaataaagtagGTAAAACTCCAATAAAATCATCACATGAAAGTGAACTATATGAGAAGTCAAAATCCAAATCAGAAACAAACTCAGACTCCAAAGATTCTGAGGCAGTCTCAATGACAGATccaaaaaaagataagagagatTCAAAGAATTCCAAGGAGACTGACGTTGAATCCGTACGTACAAAGAAGGATTCTAAGAGCACAAAGAACAATTCTGATGCCAAATCAGAGACTTGCTCAAAAGATAGTTCAAATGTAGATTTAATGATGCACTTAGAGGAATCTGGTGCTGAATCCATGGAATTTGATATGTGGTTAAAGAATTACTCACAGAATAATTCAAAGAAGCCTCCGAAGGACTCAAAGAAAGATGCAAAGAAGAGCTCTGATGCTGAATCTGCAGATTCAAAAGAtgcaaagaaagataagaaaggtgcaaagaaagacaagaaggatGCAAAGAAGGACACAGAGTCTACTGATGCAGAATCTGCAGAATCAAAGGATGCAAAGAAAGATTCAAAGACCaagaaagatgcaaagaaagctGACAAGAAAAAGGATGACAAGAAGAAAGATGCAGAGTCTACTGACGCGGAATCTGTAGACTCAAAGGATGCAAAGAAAGATTCAAAGAAGGATAagaaagattcaaagaaaaaggatgaaaagaaggaTTCAGCGTCTACTGATGCTGGATCTGAGTCTGAATCAGAGTCAAAGAAGggtaagaaagatgaaaagaaggatAAGAAAGGTTTAAAGAAAGACGACAAGAAAAAAGATGCAAAGAAGGATACAGCATCTACTGATGCTGATTCTGAGTCTGAAACGGAtccaaaaaaggataaaaaagatgaaaagaaggatAAGAAAGATTCAAAGAAAGCTTCAAAGAAAGATGACAAAAAGAAGTCTGCAGTGAAGGCTGAAGAGTCTACCGAAACTGAATCTGATTGGGAGTCAAATAAGGGTAAAACTGATTCAAAGAAGGCTAAGAAAGATTCAAAGACAGATGCCAAACAGCAGGCTGAAAAGAAGGACATAGTGTCTACTGATGCTGAATTTGATGAGTCTTCCAAGAAAGACCCAAAGAAGCCCAAAACATCCAAAAGTTCAGATGCTGAATCTGAAGAGTCACTAGGTAAACCCTGGGCTAAAAAGAGAGGAGCTGATGAGTCAGATGCcacatctacagattcaaagaaGGAAGCACCGAAACTAAAGAGAGGTTTAAGACTTTCATCCAGAAAGACTacattcaaagaaaaaggaaaaaaaccaagggTGGGTGGAATTCCTGTGTTAAGAGAAAGACCACCACTACCTCCTTGTGAGCCTTTCCTACCATCACCTAAGGTCAAACGTCTCTGTCGGTGCAAGATGCCACCTCCCCCTCCAAAACCAAGATATGCTCCTTTG